In Rosa chinensis cultivar Old Blush chromosome 1, RchiOBHm-V2, whole genome shotgun sequence, a genomic segment contains:
- the LOC112179317 gene encoding uncharacterized protein LOC112179317 isoform X1: MSQLRNKMEHDHEAALFHSYPACAYYVQSPSTISHANSAHIRNSTIPESEFQFNSPARPDPTNPTLQEQEVASRAFTLSHYSSSRGSSHSFLHHQKKISYDAGSHENGENRLIILDAGGDDIHNGDGREDDDEYDHYGMKKRSGWWKRYCSYRNSDSCVWIFMQISWRAILSFWVALLVFYIATKPPPPKVSIKMAGIGQFGLGEGVDGSGVSTKFLTCNCSIDLIIENKSKLFGLRIRPPMMDVSFGRLSFASSHGPKLYAEHGSTKFKLYVGTRNRPMYGAGRSMEDMLESGKGLPLVVRVRLRSSFQVVWNLIKPKFHHQAQCSLVLDRAYDKRHRTQAYNSTCIIT, encoded by the exons ATGTCACAGCTCAGAAACAAAATGGAGCATGATCATGAAGCAGCTCTATTCCATTCATACCCTGCCTGTGCATACTACGTCCAGAGCCCATCCACCATCTCCCATGCTAACAGCGCCCATATCCGAAACAGCACCATCCCCGAATCCGAATTCCAATTCAACTCCCCCGCCCGACCCGACCCAACAAACCCTACCCTTCAGGAGCAGGAAGTAGCCTCTCGAGCCTTTACTCTCTCGCACTACTCCTCCTCTCGAGGATCCAGCCACTCCTTCTTGCATCACCAGAAAAAGATCTCTTACGATGCAGGTAGCCACGAAAATGGTGAGAACCGTTTGATTATTTTGGATGCCGGCGGCGATGATATTCATAATGGTGATGGTcgtgaagatgatgatgaatatGATCATTACGGGATGAAGAAAAGATCAGGGTGGTGGAAGAGGTACTGTTCGTACCGGAATTCGGACTCGTGTGTGTGGATTTTCATGCAAATTAGTTGGAGGGCTATCTTGAGCTTCTGGGTTGCATTGCTTGTGTTTTATATCGCCACAAAGCCACCTCCACCCAAAGTATCTATTAAG ATGGCAGGAATAGGGCAATTTGGGTTAGGGGAAGGAGTTGATGGTTCAGGTGTTTCAACTAAGTTCCTAACCTGCAATTGTTCCATAGACCTAATAATAGAGAACAAGTCTAAGCTCTTTGGACTTCGAATTCGTCCTCCAATGATGGACGTCTCCTTCGGCCGCCTGTCTTTTGCATCATCACAT GGACCAAAGCTATATGCAGAACATGGGTCAACAAAGTTCAAGTTATATGTGGGAACAAGAAACAGGCCTATGTATGGTGCTGGAAGAAGCATGGAGGACATGTTAGAGTCAGGCAAAGGTTTGCCTTTGGTGGTTCGAGTCAGATTGCGCTCAAGTTTTCAAGTCGTTTGGAATCTGATAAAGCCTAAGTTCCATCACCAAGCTCAGTGCTCATTAGTCCTTGATCGGGCTTACGACAAAAGACATCGAACTCAGGCCTACAACAGCACCTGTATAATCACTTAA
- the LOC112179317 gene encoding uncharacterized protein LOC112179317 isoform X2, with protein sequence MSQLRNKMEHDHEAALFHSYPACAYYVQSPSTISHANSAHIRNSTIPESEFQFNSPARPDPTNPTLQEQEVASRAFTLSHYSSSRGSSHSFLHHQKKISYDAGSHENGENRLIILDAGGDDIHNGDGREDDDEYDHYGMKKRSGWWKRYCSYRNSDSCVWIFMQISWRAILSFWVALLVFYIATKPPPPKVSIKMAGIGQFGLGEGVDGSGVSTKFLTCNCSIDLIIENKSKLFGLRIRPPMMDVSFGRLSFASSHLYAEHGSTKFKLYVGTRNRPMYGAGRSMEDMLESGKGLPLVVRVRLRSSFQVVWNLIKPKFHHQAQCSLVLDRAYDKRHRTQAYNSTCIIT encoded by the exons ATGTCACAGCTCAGAAACAAAATGGAGCATGATCATGAAGCAGCTCTATTCCATTCATACCCTGCCTGTGCATACTACGTCCAGAGCCCATCCACCATCTCCCATGCTAACAGCGCCCATATCCGAAACAGCACCATCCCCGAATCCGAATTCCAATTCAACTCCCCCGCCCGACCCGACCCAACAAACCCTACCCTTCAGGAGCAGGAAGTAGCCTCTCGAGCCTTTACTCTCTCGCACTACTCCTCCTCTCGAGGATCCAGCCACTCCTTCTTGCATCACCAGAAAAAGATCTCTTACGATGCAGGTAGCCACGAAAATGGTGAGAACCGTTTGATTATTTTGGATGCCGGCGGCGATGATATTCATAATGGTGATGGTcgtgaagatgatgatgaatatGATCATTACGGGATGAAGAAAAGATCAGGGTGGTGGAAGAGGTACTGTTCGTACCGGAATTCGGACTCGTGTGTGTGGATTTTCATGCAAATTAGTTGGAGGGCTATCTTGAGCTTCTGGGTTGCATTGCTTGTGTTTTATATCGCCACAAAGCCACCTCCACCCAAAGTATCTATTAAG ATGGCAGGAATAGGGCAATTTGGGTTAGGGGAAGGAGTTGATGGTTCAGGTGTTTCAACTAAGTTCCTAACCTGCAATTGTTCCATAGACCTAATAATAGAGAACAAGTCTAAGCTCTTTGGACTTCGAATTCGTCCTCCAATGATGGACGTCTCCTTCGGCCGCCTGTCTTTTGCATCATCACAT CTATATGCAGAACATGGGTCAACAAAGTTCAAGTTATATGTGGGAACAAGAAACAGGCCTATGTATGGTGCTGGAAGAAGCATGGAGGACATGTTAGAGTCAGGCAAAGGTTTGCCTTTGGTGGTTCGAGTCAGATTGCGCTCAAGTTTTCAAGTCGTTTGGAATCTGATAAAGCCTAAGTTCCATCACCAAGCTCAGTGCTCATTAGTCCTTGATCGGGCTTACGACAAAAGACATCGAACTCAGGCCTACAACAGCACCTGTATAATCACTTAA